A segment of the Micromonospora sediminicola genome:
ACGAAGGCGCTGGCCGACAAGGACCTGGACGGCTACCTGGCCGCGTTCGACCCGGCCCGCAAGGACCTGGTGGCCGGGCAGACGCAGCTCTTCCGCAACCTGGGCAAGCTGCCCCTGTCGGTGGCCCGCTACGAGACCGTCGAGCAGCAGGGCCGGGCCAGCGACGCGTTCGGCCAGGGTGTCACGTTCCAGCTCGACGTCTCCTTCGTGCACCAGTTCGACGGCTTCGACCTGGCCCCGGTGACCGAGTGGTACCGCTGGACGATCGTCCGCACCGGCCGGGACGCGCCGATCCGGGTCACCGCCGTCACCGGCGCGCCGGCCGCCGCCGGGGGCAGCTCGAAGACCGTCTACCACCCCGGCCCGTGGGACAAGTGGCGGGACATCCACGTCGAGCGGACGCCGCACGCCCTGCTCATCACCGACGCCACCCGCGCCGCGGAGGCGAAGCGCCACGCCCCGGCGGCCGAGGCCGCGGTCGCCCACGACCTCGCCGTGTGGCGGTCCGGCGGGCTGCCCGGCCCGGTGCCGAAGGGCTTCGTCCTCGCGCTGGCCAAGGGCAAGGACGAGCTGACCTCGCTCTACCGGGTCGGCAAGGAGAAGGCCACCGAGGCGGGGTTCTCCCTCGGCATGGTGGCGGCCGAGCGCACGGACGGGAAGTTCACCATCGGCGGCACCCGCGTGGTCGTCGACACCGGCGAGGACTACTTCACCCGCTCCGGCGGCGGCGGCAACGACGCCGGCATGGTCTTCCGGCACGAGGTGGCGCACTCGCTGATGACCCCCCGGACCGACCTGGCCGAGGTGGACGCGTTCGACCGGCTCGACGAGTGGGTGGTCGAGGGCTTCGCCGAGTACGTCGCCTTCCACGGCCGCCCGCTGGGCGCGAGCGAGCGCACGGCGGCGGCCCGGCGGCTCGTCCGGGACGGGTGGAACGGCACGCTGCCGGGCAACGGCGAGTGGGACGCCCCGGGCCGGGTCAGCTTCCACTACTGGCTCGGGCACGCGGCGATGAACCACCTGGCCGAGAAGTACGGGGAGGCGAAGCTGTTCCGCTTCGTCGACGCCGTCTACGCCGGCACCCCGACCGACCGCGCCGCCCGGGACGTGCTGGGCGTGTCACTCGACGAGTTCCAGGCCGGTTGGGCCTCCTACGTCCGCGCCCAGGCGCGCTGAGCCGGATCGGAGACGACGGATGACGTACCAGCACCAGCACCAGCAGCCGCCGCCCGCGTACCCGCCGGCGGGTTGGCCCGGCCCGGCCGGTCCGCCGCCCGCGGTGCCGAAGCGGCGCGCGCGTCTGGCGCTGCTCCTGGCCGGCGGTCTGGTCGCCGTGCTGGCGGTCGCCGCCGGCACCGCCTACGGCGTGTCCCGGCTGGTCGGCGGCGACGACGGGCGGGAGCTGCGCACGGCCTGGGTGCTCGACTTCCCCGAGCGGCAGCGCAACGGCCTGAAGACGTTCGACGGGCAGGACATGTTCGGCGCCTGGCTGATCGGCGACGCGGTGGCGCGCGCCCAGCCCGACGGGATCATCGCCTACCGGTTGACCGACGGCGGGCAGGCGTGGGGCGTGCCCGCGCCGCCCGGCAGCTCGCTCTGCGGCGCCGCCCAGACGCTGGCCGAGGGGCGCGGCGTGGTGGCGCTCGGCTCCGCCGACTCCTGCGACACGTTGGTCGGCTTCGACGCCGCCGCCGGCACCCGGACCTGGCAGGTGACGTTCCCGGCCGAGCGCCTGAAGGGCCGGGGCATGCTCACCGCGCCGGACCTGTCGGTGGCCGGCGGGCAGGTGGTCGTCCGTTCCGACCAGCGCGTCCTCGGCTACTCGCTGGCCGACGGCAAGCGGCTCTGGCAGACCGACGCCGACCGGCTGCTGCCCGGCCGGGACTGCCGGGTCACCGACGCGCAGGCCGCCGGCACGCAGGCCGTGGTGACCGCCCGCTGCGACGGCGTCCGGGGCGCGCTGCTCGGCCTGGACCCGGCCACCGGCGCGGTGCGCTGGCGGCAGCAGTTGCCCGACGCGCAGCAGAGCGACGGCGTGCTCAGCGTCGACCCGCTGGTCAGCCTGCCCGGCCTGGACGGCCGGACGTTCGTCGCGCGCGACGCCGCCGGGAAGGCGC
Coding sequences within it:
- a CDS encoding PQQ-like beta-propeller repeat protein produces the protein MTYQHQHQQPPPAYPPAGWPGPAGPPPAVPKRRARLALLLAGGLVAVLAVAAGTAYGVSRLVGGDDGRELRTAWVLDFPERQRNGLKTFDGQDMFGAWLIGDAVARAQPDGIIAYRLTDGGQAWGVPAPPGSSLCGAAQTLAEGRGVVALGSADSCDTLVGFDAAAGTRTWQVTFPAERLKGRGMLTAPDLSVAGGQVVVRSDQRVLGYSLADGKRLWQTDADRLLPGRDCRVTDAQAAGTQAVVTARCDGVRGALLGLDPATGAVRWRQQLPDAQQSDGVLSVDPLVSLPGLDGRTFVARDAAGKARATFGNPVGGTRFSDLPVNRSNTVEGPAVRPYLADAGTLYLPTEAANVPGKMRQANQVVAIDLATGERRWVSTGHTDSEVELIRLDEQGVLAWEVGDHRDLPPRLVRIDPATGKAAVLAEGPRSAGTEGSDAKVLERDGTVVLVPWKHVSADAAITVLR